The following coding sequences are from one Hymenobacter sp. DG25A window:
- a CDS encoding COX15/CtaA family protein, translating into MNLPAYSRRFRVVGILTVVAVYLLILVGGIVRSTGSGMGCPDWPKCFGSWVPPTHISQLPANYKEVYTAQRVAKNKKLAATLERLGFRQVASDIFAHPTQYLETDFNPTKTWIEYVNRLLGALIGVLVFLTVLFAGPYWRRDRVVFWLALGSFLLTGVQGWLGSLVVSTNLLPIMVTIHMGLALLIVAMLIYAVNRSQQETSTAPVALEPGLTGWLWLTILLTFGQIVLGTQVREQIDIVAFAAQYLGRENWVEQLGGAFRFHRTFSAVLLLLNVYVAFRLYALPSRPLQRAAVAIVGVLAAEIVAGIVLAYFAFPASVQPVHLTLATVLFGVQFLALVVYRRATKLVGQAAIPRVVA; encoded by the coding sequence GGGAATAGTGCGCAGCACCGGTTCCGGCATGGGCTGTCCCGACTGGCCCAAATGCTTTGGCTCCTGGGTGCCGCCTACACACATCAGCCAGCTGCCCGCCAACTACAAAGAAGTGTACACGGCGCAGCGGGTGGCTAAAAACAAAAAACTGGCCGCCACCCTGGAGCGGCTGGGGTTCCGGCAGGTAGCCAGCGACATCTTTGCCCACCCCACGCAATACCTGGAAACTGACTTCAATCCCACTAAAACCTGGATTGAATACGTGAACCGGCTGTTAGGTGCCCTGATTGGCGTGCTGGTTTTCCTGACGGTGTTGTTTGCCGGGCCCTACTGGCGCCGCGACCGGGTGGTGTTCTGGCTGGCCCTGGGCAGTTTCCTGCTGACCGGCGTACAAGGCTGGCTGGGCTCGTTGGTGGTTTCTACCAACCTGCTGCCTATTATGGTTACCATTCATATGGGACTGGCCCTTCTGATTGTGGCCATGCTGATTTATGCGGTCAACCGCTCCCAGCAAGAAACCAGCACGGCGCCTGTAGCGCTGGAGCCTGGCCTCACGGGCTGGCTGTGGCTGACTATCCTGCTTACTTTTGGCCAGATAGTGCTGGGTACCCAAGTGCGCGAGCAGATTGATATTGTAGCCTTTGCCGCGCAGTATCTGGGGCGGGAGAACTGGGTAGAGCAGCTGGGCGGTGCCTTCCGCTTTCACCGCACCTTCTCAGCTGTTTTGCTGCTGCTGAATGTGTACGTAGCGTTTCGACTGTATGCTTTGCCTTCGCGGCCTCTGCAGCGCGCTGCGGTGGCCATTGTGGGCGTGCTGGCGGCAGAAATTGTGGCGGGTATTGTGCTGGCGTACTTTGCTTTTCCTGCTTCGGTGCAGCCCGTGCATCTCACTCTGGCTACCGTATTGTTCGGGGTGCAGTTTCTGGCGCTGGTTGTGTATCGAAGAGCAACGAAATTGGTGGGGCAGGCCGCTATTCCGCGCGTTGTTGCGTAA
- the cyoE gene encoding heme o synthase: MTKVRAYFQLLKFRLSLTVAFSSAIGYLLGAKELDWSRALLVMVGGLAVTGAANTINQIFEKDLDKLMKRTAKRPLPQGVLSITEAWAFVVIMGVIGLGILTYFFNPLAAALSLVSLILYGFIYTPLKTISPICVAVGAIPGGMPPLIGWVAATGMLSAEGWILFGIQFMWQFPHFWAIAWVLDDDYKKAGFKMLPTPGGKDLRTAMQIMTYTLVLIPLSLLPFYFGMTNTTYPMVAAICGVLFLMQTFYLMRTVSKKAAMRIMFGSFLYLPIVQIALVMDKIKM; the protein is encoded by the coding sequence ATGACTAAAGTCAGGGCATACTTTCAGCTGCTTAAGTTCCGTCTCTCGCTAACCGTGGCTTTCTCCAGCGCCATTGGCTACCTGCTGGGAGCAAAGGAGCTGGACTGGAGCCGGGCATTGCTGGTAATGGTGGGCGGACTGGCCGTAACGGGGGCTGCCAATACCATCAATCAGATATTCGAGAAAGACCTCGATAAGCTGATGAAGCGCACTGCCAAGCGCCCACTACCGCAAGGGGTACTTTCGATAACTGAAGCCTGGGCTTTTGTAGTCATAATGGGCGTTATCGGGCTGGGGATTCTGACTTATTTCTTCAATCCGCTTGCCGCGGCGCTTTCGCTGGTTTCGCTGATTCTGTATGGCTTCATCTATACCCCGCTAAAGACCATTTCACCTATCTGTGTGGCAGTGGGTGCTATTCCCGGCGGTATGCCCCCGCTCATTGGCTGGGTAGCGGCCACGGGCATGCTGAGCGCTGAAGGCTGGATTCTGTTTGGGATTCAGTTTATGTGGCAGTTTCCGCACTTCTGGGCCATTGCCTGGGTGCTGGATGATGACTATAAAAAAGCCGGCTTTAAGATGCTGCCCACCCCGGGCGGCAAAGACCTGCGCACGGCCATGCAGATCATGACCTATACGCTGGTGCTGATTCCGCTGAGCCTGCTGCCGTTTTACTTTGGCATGACCAATACCACCTACCCCATGGTAGCGGCTATTTGCGGCGTGCTGTTTCTGATGCAGACATTTTACCTGATGCGCACCGTAAGCAAGAAAGCGGCCATGCGCATCATGTTTGGATCCTTCCTCTATCTGCCCATTGTGCAGATAGCCTTGGTAATGGATAAAATCAAAATGTAA